One genomic window of Numida meleagris isolate 19003 breed g44 Domestic line chromosome 1, NumMel1.0, whole genome shotgun sequence includes the following:
- the MBNL2 gene encoding muscleblind-like protein 2 isoform X7 — protein sequence MLAQQMQFMFPGTPLQPVPTFPVGPTIGTNTAISFAPYLTPVTPGVGLVPTEILPTPPVIVPGSPPVSVPGSTATQKLLRTDKLEVCREFQRGNCARGETDCRFAHPADSTMIDTNDNTVTVCMDYIKGRCMREKCKYFHPPAHLQAKIKAAQHQANQAAVAAQAAAAAATVMTQSTAKAMKRPLEATVDLAFPPGVLHPLPKRQALEKSNGASAVFNPSVLHYQQALANAQLQQHAAFIPTGSVLCMTPATSIVPMMHNATAATVSAATTPATSVPFAATATANQIILK from the exons ATGCTTGCACAGCAAATGCAGTTCATGTTTCCAGGAACACCACTACAGCCAGTG ccCACATTTCCAGTGGGTCCCACAATAGGAACGAACACGGCTATTAGCTTTGCTCCTTACCTAACGCCAGTAACACCAGGAGTTGGCTTAGTCCCGACTGAGATCCTGCCCACGCCACCCGTCATTGTTCCTGGAAGCCCACCGGTTTCAGTCCCTGGTTCTACTGCTACTCAGAAACTCCTCAGGACTGATAAACTGGAG GTGTGCAGGGAGTTCCAGAGGGGAAACTGTGCGCGTGGAGAGACTGATTGCCGCTTTGCACATCCGGCAGACAGCACAATGATTGACACAAACGACAACACCGTAACCGTGTGTATGGATTACATAAAAGGTCGTTGCATGAGGGAGAAATGCAAGTATTTTCACCCTCCTGCACATTTGCAGGCCAAAATCAAAGCGGCGCAACATCAAGCTAACCAGGCTGCAGTGGCAGCCCAGGCAGCTGCGGCAGCTGCGACTGTGATG ACTCAGTCGACTGCCAAAGCAATGAAGCGACCTCTCGAAGCAACTGTAGACCTG GCCTTTCCTCCTGGTGTTCTTCACCCTTTACCAAAGAGACAAGCACTTGAAAAAAGCAATGGTGCCAGTGCCGTTTTCAATCCCAGTGTCTTGCACTATCAACAGGCTCTTGCCAATGCTCAGTTGCAGCAACATGCAGCGTTCATCCCGACAG GGTCAGTTTTGTGCATGACACCCGCTACCAGTATTG TACCCATGATGCACAACGCTACGGCCGCCACTGTCTCTGCAGCAACAACTCCTGCAACAAGTGTTCCCTTCGCCGCAACAGCCACAGCAAATCAG